The Halorussus gelatinilyticus genome contains the following window.
CCGGCGCGCGCTCGACGGCGAGACGGTCCGCACGCGCGGCGAACGACTCGACGCCGCCCAGCGGGTCGTCCGTGCGAACGGCACCTACTACTATCTCTCCGAGGAGGAGAACCCCCGCGGCGGGCCGAAGGAGTGGCAAGTACTCGCCGGGCAGGTGGTGGCGGTCGCCGTCGGACTCGGATTACTCCGCGGGCGGTGGTTGCGCGAGAGATAAACGCTTAACCGCGCTCCGGTCGCCTAATCCGACATGAACGACCTGCAAGTCGCCGTGTTGGGAGCCGGAACGATGGGCCACGGCATCGCCCAAGTCTCGGCGATGGCTGGACACAGCGTGACGATTCGGGATATCGAGCAGGACCTCGTGGACGAGGGCATCTCGTCCATCGAATCGAACCTACAGGGCGGCGTCGAGCGCGACAAGGTGTCCGGAGACGAGAAGGCCGCGACGCTCTCGCGCATCTCCGGTACGACCGACCTCGCGGAAGCCGTCTCGGACGCCGACCTCGTGGTCGAGGCGGTCCCCGAGGACGTCGACCTCAAAAAGCAGACCTTCGAGGAGGTCGAGGCGGCCGCACCCGAGGACGCGGTCATCGCGTCGAACACGTCCTCGCTCCCCGTGACCGAAATCGTCTCGGCGCTCGACGACCCCGGCCGAGGCATCGGCCTGCACTTCTTCAACCCCGTCCACATCATGGAGTTGGTGGAAATCGTCGTCGGCGAGCAGACCGACGACGAGACGGTGGAGTTCGTCACGGAGTTCGTGGAGGACGCGAACAAGACCGCCATCGAGGTGCGGGACACCGCCGGGTTCGCCTCCTCGCGCCTCGGGGTCGCGCTGGGCGTCGAAGCGATGCGGATGGTCGAGGAGGGCGTCGCCAGTCCGCGGGACATCGACCAGTCGATGGAACTGGGTTACAACCATCCGATGGGACCCATCGAACTGGGCGACGTGGTGGGACTCGACGTGCGACTGGACATCCTCGAACACCTCCGCGAGGAGTTGGGCGAGCGGTTCCGCCCGCCCCAGATTCTGCGCCGGAAGGTCCGGGCCGGAAAGCTCGGCAAGAAGACCGGCGAGGGGTTCTACGTCTGGGAAGACGGCGAAATCGTGGCCACGAGCGGCGATTGGGGTGACGACGAATGAGCGACGACGAAACGACTGCGGACGACGAAGTCGGAACCCCCGAAGCGGTCGGCGCGGAGTGCGAGACGGTGAACGTCGCGGTCGGCGACCGAGCGGAGAACGTCGCCACCGTCACGCTCTCGCGGCCGGACGCCCGGAACGCGCTGAACGCGCAACTGCGCGCCGAACTGAAGGACGTGCTGGACGCCATCGAGGCCAGCGACGTGCGCGTGGTCGTCCTCACCGGCTCCGAGGAGTCGGGTGCGTTCGTCGCCGGGGCCGACGTGACCGAACTCCGCGAGCGCGGCCCGCTCGAGCAGCGCGAGGCGAGCAAGCGCCCCAGAGTGTACGAGTACGTGGACGACCTCGAACAGCCGGTTATCGGCGCTATCAACGGCCACGCGCTCGGCGGCGGGTGCGAACTCGCGCAGGCCTGCGACACGCGC
Protein-coding sequences here:
- a CDS encoding enoyl-CoA hydratase/isomerase family protein, giving the protein MSDDETTADDEVGTPEAVGAECETVNVAVGDRAENVATVTLSRPDARNALNAQLRAELKDVLDAIEASDVRVVVLTGSEESGAFVAGADVTELRERGPLEQREASKRPRVYEYVDDLEQPVIGAINGHALGGGCELAQACDTRIAREGAKLGQPEINLGIMPGGGGTQRLPRLVGEGQAMKLILSGELVDAEEARDIGLVDEVHGEDEFEERVYDLAESMAEKSPLALEFAKKAVKASSRMELEQGIEYEAELFAHLFASEDKNEGIDAFFEDRDPEWKGK
- a CDS encoding 3-hydroxyacyl-CoA dehydrogenase family protein — its product is MQVAVLGAGTMGHGIAQVSAMAGHSVTIRDIEQDLVDEGISSIESNLQGGVERDKVSGDEKAATLSRISGTTDLAEAVSDADLVVEAVPEDVDLKKQTFEEVEAAAPEDAVIASNTSSLPVTEIVSALDDPGRGIGLHFFNPVHIMELVEIVVGEQTDDETVEFVTEFVEDANKTAIEVRDTAGFASSRLGVALGVEAMRMVEEGVASPRDIDQSMELGYNHPMGPIELGDVVGLDVRLDILEHLREELGERFRPPQILRRKVRAGKLGKKTGEGFYVWEDGEIVATSGDWGDDE